The Pseudomonas azadiae genome includes a window with the following:
- a CDS encoding sugar ABC transporter permease, with product MNQLKQLFTRYKMLALVIAVAVIWLFFSWQTEGGFLTPRNLSNLLRQMSITGILACGMVLVIISGEIDLSVGSLLGLLGGLAAILDVVYHVPLLANLSLVALCGLMIGLANGYMTAYLRIPSFIVGLGGMLAFRGILLGITGGTTIAPVSPSLVYVGQGYLPHTVGIGLGVLLFALTLFLTWKQRRNRALHGLAAHSRVRDAVRVVVIGAVLAGFVTTLNSYDGIPVPVLLLLLLLGVFSYVTSQTVFGRRVYAVGSNMEATRLSGINVQAVKLWIFGIMGVMCALAGLVNTARLAAGSPSAGNMGELDAIAACFIGGTSMRGGSGTVYGALLGALVITSLDNGMSMLDVDSYWQMIVKGSILVLAVWVDVSTRTGRR from the coding sequence ATGAATCAGCTCAAACAGCTGTTTACCCGCTACAAAATGCTCGCCCTGGTCATCGCCGTGGCGGTGATCTGGCTGTTTTTCAGTTGGCAGACGGAGGGTGGTTTTCTCACGCCGCGCAACCTGTCCAACCTGCTGCGGCAGATGTCGATCACCGGGATCCTCGCATGCGGCATGGTGCTGGTGATCATCAGCGGCGAGATTGATTTGTCGGTGGGTTCGCTGCTCGGATTGCTGGGCGGACTGGCGGCGATCCTGGATGTGGTTTATCACGTGCCGTTGTTGGCCAATCTGAGCCTGGTCGCTTTGTGCGGCTTGATGATCGGGCTGGCCAACGGGTACATGACGGCCTATCTGCGCATCCCGTCGTTTATCGTCGGGCTGGGCGGGATGCTGGCGTTTCGCGGGATTCTGCTGGGGATCACCGGCGGTACGACCATTGCGCCGGTGTCGCCCTCGCTGGTGTACGTGGGCCAGGGGTATTTGCCGCACACGGTGGGCATCGGCCTGGGTGTATTGCTGTTTGCGTTGACCCTGTTCCTCACCTGGAAGCAACGACGCAACCGCGCGCTGCATGGTTTGGCGGCGCATTCACGGGTGCGTGACGCGGTGCGCGTGGTGGTGATTGGCGCCGTGCTGGCGGGGTTCGTCACCACCCTCAACAGCTACGACGGCATCCCCGTGCCGGTGCTGCTGTTGCTGTTGCTGCTCGGCGTATTCAGCTACGTCACCAGCCAGACCGTGTTCGGCCGTCGCGTGTATGCGGTGGGCAGCAACATGGAAGCCACGCGCCTGTCGGGCATCAACGTACAGGCAGTGAAGCTGTGGATCTTCGGCATCATGGGCGTGATGTGCGCCCTCGCCGGCCTGGTCAACACCGCCCGGCTTGCGGCCGGTTCGCCATCGGCGGGCAACATGGGCGAACTGGATGCCATCGCCGCGTGCTTTATCGGCGGGACGTCGATGCGCGGCGGTTCGGGCACGGTGTATGGCGCGTTGCTCGGGGCGCTGGTGATCACCAGCCTGGATAACGGCATGTCGATGCTGGACGTGGACAGTTACTGGCAGATGATCGTGAAGGGCAGCATTCTGGTGCTGGCGGTGTGGGTGGATGTGAGTACGCGGACCGGCCGGCGGTAG
- the xylF gene encoding D-xylose ABC transporter substrate-binding protein, whose protein sequence is MKSFKRTLLATALALLALPAMADPAHPKIGFSIDDLRLERWSRDRDYFVAAAEKLDAKVFVQSADANEQKQISQIENLISRGVDVIVIVPFNATVLTNAVAEAKKAGIKVVSYDRLILNADIDAYISFDNEKVGEMQASGVLQAAPKGNYFLLGGAPTDNNAKVLREGQMKVLQPAIDKGDIKIVGQQWVKEWNPTEALSIVENALTRNNNKIDAIVASNDATAGGAIQALAAQKLAGEVPISGQDADLAAIKRVIDGTQTMTVYKPLKLIATEAAKLSVQLARNEKPTYSSQYDNGSKKVDTILLTPTPLTKANVDLLVKDGFYTKEQIGL, encoded by the coding sequence ATGAAGTCATTCAAACGTACCCTGCTCGCCACCGCCCTGGCCCTGCTCGCACTGCCGGCCATGGCCGACCCTGCCCACCCGAAGATCGGTTTTTCCATCGACGACCTGCGCCTGGAGCGCTGGTCCCGCGATCGCGATTATTTCGTCGCGGCCGCGGAAAAACTCGATGCCAAGGTCTTCGTGCAATCGGCCGATGCCAATGAGCAGAAGCAGATTTCCCAGATCGAGAACCTGATCTCCCGTGGCGTCGATGTGATCGTGATCGTGCCGTTCAACGCCACCGTGCTCACCAACGCCGTCGCCGAAGCCAAGAAGGCCGGGATCAAGGTGGTGTCCTATGATCGCCTGATCCTCAACGCGGACATCGACGCCTACATCTCCTTCGATAACGAAAAAGTCGGCGAGATGCAGGCCAGCGGCGTGCTGCAAGCCGCGCCTAAGGGCAATTACTTCCTGCTCGGCGGCGCGCCCACCGACAACAACGCCAAGGTACTGCGCGAAGGCCAGATGAAAGTGCTGCAACCGGCCATCGACAAGGGCGACATCAAGATTGTCGGCCAGCAATGGGTGAAGGAGTGGAACCCCACCGAAGCCCTGAGCATCGTCGAAAACGCCCTGACCCGGAACAACAACAAGATCGACGCCATCGTCGCCTCCAACGACGCCACCGCCGGTGGTGCGATCCAGGCCCTGGCCGCGCAGAAACTGGCGGGCGAGGTGCCGATCTCCGGCCAGGACGCTGACCTCGCCGCGATCAAGCGCGTGATCGACGGCACCCAGACCATGACCGTGTACAAGCCGCTCAAGCTGATCGCCACCGAAGCCGCCAAGCTCTCGGTGCAGCTGGCGCGCAATGAGAAACCAACGTACAGCTCGCAGTACGACAACGGCAGCAAAAAGGTCGACACCATCCTGCTGACCCCGACGCCGCTGACCAAGGCCAATGTCGACCTGTTGGTGAAGGACGGCTTCTATACCAAAGAGCAGATCGGCCTGTAG
- the xylG gene encoding D-xylose ABC transporter ATP-binding protein: protein MPDYLLQMNGIVKSFGGVNALNGIDIKVRPGECVGLCGENGAGKSTLMKVLSAVYPYGTWDGEILWDGQPLRAQSISETEAAGIVIIHQELTLVPDLSVAENIFMGHELTLPGGRMNYPAMIHRAEALMRELKVPDMNVALPVSQYGGGYQQLVEIAKALNKQARLLILDEPSSALTRSEIDVLLDIIRGLKAKGVACVYISHKLDEVAAVCDTIAVIRDGKHIATTAMADMDIAQIITQMVGREMSNLYPTEPHEVGEVIFEARNVTCYDVDNPKRKRVDDISFVLKRGEILGIAGLVGAGRTELVSALFGAYPGRYSAEVWLDGQMIDTRTPLKSIRAGLCMVPEDRKRQGIIPDLGVGQNITLAVLDTYAHLTRIDAEAELGSIDQQIARMHLKTSSPFLPITSLSGGNQQKAVLAKMLMARPKVLILDEPTRGVDVGAKYEIYKLMGALAAEGVAIIMVSSELAEVLGVSNRVLVIGDGQLRGDFINEGLTQEQVLAAALSQHNNNRKTA, encoded by the coding sequence ATGCCTGACTACCTGCTGCAAATGAACGGCATCGTCAAATCCTTTGGCGGTGTCAACGCGTTGAACGGCATCGATATCAAGGTGCGGCCGGGGGAATGCGTCGGCCTGTGCGGTGAGAATGGTGCCGGTAAATCCACCCTGATGAAGGTGCTGTCGGCGGTCTACCCGTACGGCACCTGGGACGGCGAAATCCTCTGGGACGGGCAGCCGCTCAGGGCCCAGTCGATCAGCGAAACCGAAGCGGCTGGCATCGTGATCATCCATCAGGAATTGACCCTGGTGCCGGACCTGTCGGTGGCCGAGAACATCTTCATGGGCCACGAACTGACCTTGCCGGGTGGGCGCATGAACTACCCGGCGATGATCCACCGTGCCGAAGCCTTGATGCGCGAGCTCAAGGTGCCGGACATGAACGTGGCGCTGCCGGTGTCCCAGTACGGCGGCGGCTACCAGCAACTGGTGGAAATCGCCAAGGCCCTCAACAAGCAGGCGCGCCTGCTGATTCTGGACGAGCCCTCCTCGGCCCTGACCCGCTCGGAAATCGACGTGCTGCTGGACATCATCCGCGGCCTCAAGGCCAAGGGCGTGGCCTGCGTGTACATCTCCCACAAGCTCGATGAAGTGGCGGCGGTGTGCGACACCATTGCGGTGATCCGCGACGGCAAGCACATCGCGACCACCGCCATGGCCGACATGGACATCGCGCAGATCATCACGCAGATGGTCGGCCGCGAGATGAGCAACCTCTACCCCACCGAGCCCCATGAGGTGGGCGAGGTGATTTTCGAAGCGCGCAATGTCACCTGCTATGACGTCGACAACCCCAAGCGCAAACGCGTGGACGATATTTCGTTCGTGCTCAAGCGCGGCGAAATCCTCGGCATCGCCGGTCTTGTGGGTGCCGGGCGCACGGAGCTGGTGTCGGCGCTGTTCGGCGCCTACCCCGGCCGCTACAGCGCCGAGGTGTGGCTGGACGGCCAGATGATCGACACGCGCACACCGCTCAAGTCGATCCGCGCCGGGCTGTGCATGGTGCCCGAAGACCGCAAGCGCCAAGGCATCATTCCCGACCTGGGCGTGGGCCAGAACATCACCCTGGCGGTGCTCGACACCTACGCCCACCTGACCCGCATCGACGCCGAGGCCGAACTGGGCAGCATCGACCAGCAGATCGCGCGCATGCACCTCAAGACTTCCAGCCCGTTCCTGCCGATTACCAGCCTGTCCGGCGGCAATCAGCAAAAGGCGGTGCTGGCGAAAATGCTGATGGCCAGGCCCAAGGTGCTGATCCTCGACGAACCCACGCGCGGGGTGGACGTGGGCGCCAAGTATGAGATCTACAAGCTGATGGGCGCGCTGGCGGCCGAAGGCGTGGCGATCATCATGGTCTCCTCGGAACTGGCCGAAGTGCTCGGCGTGTCCAACCGCGTGCTGGTGATCGGCGACGGCCAGTTGCGTGGCGATTTCATCAATGAGGGCCTCACTCAGGAACAGGTGCTCGCCGCCGCGCTCAGCCAACACAATAACAATCGGAAGACCGCGTAG
- a CDS encoding substrate-binding domain-containing protein, whose amino-acid sequence MKAWLMLALGATLFVPGLAQAATPLLGVGMAKYDDNFQTLLRNGVQQQAGVMNVDIFMENGQDSVDLQMRQLRNLVNAKVDAIIIAMVDGKSAAQMMQLAADAKIPLVFVNRNPNPEKWPAQTAFVGSNELESGTLQMEELARRAGYKGNVVILVGDPANASSLMRTEDVEKVVAKYPDMKVVQKKVGNWERSQAATIVMDWVKQGVDFSIVAANNDEMAIGAIMGLEKAGKQAKDYWVGGIDGTPDGLKLMAEGKMAVSVFQDAAGQASGAVDTALRLVRGEVLESPVVWVPFKLITPENRQAFE is encoded by the coding sequence ATGAAAGCATGGTTAATGCTCGCCCTGGGTGCGACGCTGTTCGTGCCGGGCCTGGCCCAGGCCGCCACGCCCTTGCTGGGCGTGGGCATGGCGAAATACGACGATAACTTCCAGACCCTGCTGCGCAACGGCGTGCAGCAACAGGCCGGCGTCATGAACGTCGACATATTCATGGAGAATGGCCAGGACAGCGTCGATTTGCAGATGCGTCAATTGCGCAACCTGGTCAACGCCAAGGTGGATGCGATCATCATTGCGATGGTGGACGGCAAAAGCGCGGCGCAGATGATGCAGTTGGCCGCGGACGCGAAGATTCCGCTGGTGTTCGTCAACCGCAACCCGAACCCGGAAAAATGGCCGGCGCAGACGGCGTTTGTCGGCTCCAACGAGCTGGAGTCGGGCACGTTGCAGATGGAAGAACTGGCGCGCCGCGCCGGTTACAAAGGCAACGTGGTGATTCTGGTGGGCGACCCGGCCAACGCGTCCTCGTTGATGCGCACCGAAGACGTGGAAAAAGTCGTCGCCAAATACCCGGATATGAAAGTCGTGCAGAAAAAAGTCGGCAACTGGGAGCGTAGCCAGGCTGCCACCATTGTCATGGACTGGGTCAAGCAGGGCGTCGACTTTTCGATCGTCGCGGCCAACAACGACGAAATGGCGATCGGCGCGATCATGGGGCTGGAAAAAGCCGGCAAGCAGGCCAAGGACTATTGGGTCGGCGGCATCGACGGCACGCCGGACGGTTTGAAATTGATGGCCGAGGGCAAGATGGCCGTCAGCGTATTCCAGGACGCCGCAGGCCAGGCCAGCGGCGCCGTGGACACCGCGCTGCGCCTGGTACGCGGCGAGGTGCTGGAGTCGCCGGTGGTGTGGGTGCCGTTCAAGTTGATCACGCCAGAGAATCGCCAGGCGTTTGAATAG
- the xylA gene encoding xylose isomerase: MPYFPGVEKVRFEGPSSDAPLAFRHYDANKLILGKPMREHLRMAACYWHTFVWPGADMFGVGTFKRPWQRSGDPMELAIGKADAAFEFFSKLGIDYYSFHDTDVAPEGSSLKEYREHFAQMVDHLERHQEQTGIKLLWGTANCFSNPRFAAGAASNPDPEVFAYAAAQVFSAMNATLRLKGSNYVLWGGREGYETLLNTDLKREREQLGRFMRMVVEHKHKIGFKGDLLIEPKPQEPTKHQYDYDSATVFGFLHEYGLEHEIKVNIEANHATLAGHSFHHEIATAVSLGIFGSIDANRGDPQNGWDTDQFPNSVEEMTLATYEILKAGGFKNGGYNFDSKVRRQSLDDVDLFHGHVAAMDVLALALERAAAMVQNDQLQQFKDQRYAGWQQPLGKAVLAGEFSLESLAEHAFANELNPQAVSGRQEMLEGIVNRFIYT, from the coding sequence ATGCCGTACTTCCCCGGTGTCGAGAAGGTTCGCTTCGAAGGCCCCAGCAGCGACGCCCCCCTCGCCTTTCGCCATTACGACGCCAACAAGCTCATCCTCGGCAAGCCCATGCGCGAGCACCTGCGCATGGCGGCCTGTTATTGGCACACCTTTGTATGGCCGGGGGCGGATATGTTTGGCGTCGGCACGTTCAAGCGGCCGTGGCAGCGCAGCGGCGACCCGATGGAACTGGCCATCGGCAAGGCAGACGCCGCCTTCGAGTTTTTCTCCAAGCTGGGCATCGACTACTACAGCTTCCACGACACCGACGTCGCGCCCGAAGGCAGTTCGCTCAAGGAGTATCGCGAGCACTTCGCGCAGATGGTCGACCACTTGGAGCGCCATCAGGAACAGACCGGGATCAAGCTGTTGTGGGGCACCGCCAATTGCTTCAGCAACCCGCGCTTTGCCGCCGGCGCCGCGAGCAACCCGGACCCGGAAGTGTTCGCCTACGCCGCCGCCCAAGTGTTCAGCGCGATGAATGCGACGCTGCGGCTCAAGGGTTCCAACTACGTGCTGTGGGGCGGTCGCGAAGGCTATGAAACCCTGCTCAACACCGACCTGAAACGCGAGCGCGAACAGCTCGGGCGCTTTATGCGCATGGTGGTGGAACACAAGCACAAGATCGGCTTCAAGGGCGATTTGCTGATCGAGCCCAAGCCTCAGGAGCCGACCAAGCACCAATACGATTACGACAGCGCCACGGTGTTCGGCTTCCTGCATGAGTACGGCCTGGAGCATGAGATCAAAGTGAATATCGAGGCCAACCACGCGACGCTGGCCGGGCACAGCTTTCATCATGAGATTGCCACGGCGGTGTCGCTGGGAATTTTCGGCAGCATCGACGCCAACCGCGGCGACCCGCAGAACGGCTGGGACACCGACCAGTTCCCCAACAGCGTCGAGGAAATGACCCTGGCCACCTATGAAATCCTCAAGGCCGGCGGCTTCAAGAATGGCGGCTACAATTTCGACTCCAAGGTGCGCCGCCAGAGCCTGGATGACGTGGACCTGTTCCACGGCCATGTCGCGGCCATGGATGTACTGGCCCTGGCCCTGGAACGCGCGGCCGCCATGGTGCAGAACGACCAGCTGCAACAGTTCAAGGACCAGCGTTATGCCGGCTGGCAGCAGCCGCTGGGCAAAGCGGTGCTGGCGGGCGAGTTCAGCCTGGAGTCCCTGGCCGAGCATGCGTTTGCCAACGAACTGAACCCGCAGGCCGTGAGTGGGCGCCAGGAGATGCTTGAGGGTATCGTGAATCGGTTTATCTACACCTGA
- a CDS encoding methyl-accepting chemotaxis protein — protein sequence MTILQRVIGGFAVLVLLLLIMAGISYQNTQSIGGRLSIITGQSAPLSRAASELYVHILRANQALLAIQISTDPKQIEDGKRPFTESIAQFTQLLDSTAAYTGEHEALRANLAQQRQHVTAYAEQAQALMTSHLQHVQQLALTRKLQGYSSAQAMQLTSYLRDYIAHARSVNEPQQVAAAEQLLLEVNKSYDGFAAHTVTPAIDKLQRVLNLQDEVISTRAQALTAIDPRVGRIAGVMVNRLLTDLTAADGLFQAYQAEAKLAAQVQQQRNAVEAALKATLDRIAEFGSQSLEVANQASHSANATIGTSRSVLLIACVLAVLAAVAIGTWVAFSLRRPLAAFREVLKTLTAGDMRVSFDVSRKDEFGELGGYLNELTKALQKTFRELISSADALAVTAGNNALNSEQTTRVVDEQKDRLQSAASAMTQMESTVEEVARRAQDTRQAVDDTSELTHKVQERVAETIVNIRQQADQVNKATQVTDELQKYGQNIEGIVVAIRTIAEQTNLLALNAAIEAARAGEQGRGFAVVADEVRSLASRTQTSTSEIQDMIGLMQQKIHSVVHVMNESQAQSSQCVSLASGAGDLLLSMSDAVDSIRDMNIQIAAATEQQSATVQETSRMVIQINDSAQQTADGAEQSAISSQELSNMAKVQRELLHHFSV from the coding sequence ATGACCATATTGCAGCGTGTGATCGGCGGATTTGCGGTGTTGGTGCTGTTGCTGCTGATCATGGCCGGGATCAGCTATCAGAACACGCAGTCCATCGGCGGTCGCTTGTCCATCATCACCGGCCAGTCGGCGCCGTTGAGCCGGGCCGCCAGTGAGCTCTACGTGCACATCCTGCGCGCCAACCAGGCGTTGTTGGCCATTCAGATCAGCACCGACCCCAAGCAGATCGAGGACGGCAAGCGGCCGTTTACCGAAAGCATCGCCCAGTTCACTCAGTTGCTCGACAGCACCGCTGCCTACACCGGTGAGCATGAGGCGCTGCGGGCGAACCTGGCGCAGCAGCGCCAACACGTCACGGCCTACGCCGAACAGGCGCAGGCCTTGATGACCTCCCATTTGCAGCATGTGCAGCAGTTGGCGCTGACACGCAAACTGCAAGGTTACAGCAGTGCGCAGGCGATGCAGTTGACCAGTTATCTGCGTGATTACATCGCGCATGCACGCAGCGTCAACGAACCGCAACAGGTGGCCGCAGCAGAGCAACTGCTGCTGGAAGTCAACAAATCCTACGATGGCTTCGCGGCCCATACCGTCACGCCCGCCATCGATAAACTGCAGCGCGTGCTGAACCTGCAGGACGAAGTGATCAGCACCCGGGCCCAGGCGCTGACGGCGATTGACCCGCGAGTCGGGCGGATCGCCGGCGTCATGGTCAATCGCCTGCTGACGGACCTGACCGCCGCTGACGGTCTGTTCCAGGCCTATCAAGCCGAGGCGAAGCTCGCCGCGCAGGTGCAGCAGCAACGCAATGCGGTTGAGGCGGCACTCAAAGCCACCCTCGACCGCATCGCCGAGTTCGGCAGCCAATCGCTGGAGGTCGCCAACCAGGCCAGCCATTCCGCCAATGCCACTATCGGCACCAGCCGCAGCGTGCTGTTGATCGCCTGTGTGCTGGCGGTGCTGGCGGCCGTGGCGATTGGTACTTGGGTCGCCTTCAGCCTGCGGCGCCCGCTGGCGGCGTTTCGCGAAGTGCTCAAGACGCTCACCGCCGGCGACATGCGGGTCAGCTTCGATGTCAGCCGTAAAGATGAATTCGGTGAGTTGGGCGGTTACCTGAATGAGCTGACCAAAGCCCTTCAGAAAACCTTCCGTGAACTGATCAGCTCGGCCGATGCGCTGGCCGTGACCGCTGGCAATAACGCCTTGAACAGCGAGCAGACCACCCGTGTGGTGGACGAGCAGAAGGACCGCTTGCAATCGGCCGCCTCGGCGATGACGCAAATGGAAAGCACGGTCGAAGAAGTTGCCCGGCGTGCGCAGGACACCCGCCAGGCCGTGGACGACACCAGTGAGCTCACGCACAAGGTGCAGGAGCGCGTGGCCGAGACCATCGTCAATATCCGCCAGCAGGCCGACCAGGTGAACAAAGCCACGCAAGTGACCGATGAGCTGCAGAAGTACGGACAGAACATCGAGGGCATTGTGGTGGCCATTCGCACCATTGCCGAACAAACCAACCTGCTTGCCCTCAACGCAGCAATCGAAGCGGCGCGTGCCGGCGAGCAAGGGCGCGGTTTTGCGGTCGTGGCCGATGAAGTGCGTTCCCTGGCCAGCCGTACCCAGACCTCGACCAGCGAGATCCAGGACATGATCGGGCTCATGCAGCAAAAAATTCACTCGGTGGTGCACGTGATGAACGAAAGCCAGGCGCAGTCCAGCCAATGCGTGTCCCTGGCCTCGGGCGCCGGTGATTTGCTGCTGTCGATGAGCGACGCGGTCGACAGTATCCGCGACATGAACATCCAGATTGCCGCCGCCACCGAGCAGCAGAGTGCCACGGTGCAGGAAACCAGCCGGATGGTCATCCAGATCAACGATTCAGCCCAGCAGACGGCAGACGGTGCCGAGCAGTCCGCCATCAGCAGCCAAGAGCTGTCGAACATGGCCAAAGTGCAGCGCGAGCTGCTCCACCATTTCAGCGTTTGA